In one window of Streptomyces griseus subsp. griseus DNA:
- a CDS encoding alpha/beta hydrolase, protein MTKRAGILVAAGATVAGLLAGAPAPAAASSGTGTPPAPELAWTDCPTENHPTLQCAKVDAPLDHADPAGRRVTLALSRIPHTAKTFQGPLLVNPGGPGGSGLSMAGFVASALPKKVASQYDVIGFDPRGVGKSTPKLNCLPGHSDPVRPDSVPASYRDERINRDRAAAFARACGEKHGDVLPYMDTVSAAKDLDVIRRALGSEQINYFGYSYGTYLGAVYAKLHPERVRRLVLDSVVGPDDVWYEGNLNQDYAFDDRHKAFAAWVAKHDAVYGLGTDPAGVEAAWYRMRAAVAAEPAGGRVGASELEDTFLPGGYYNGYWPYLAEAFAAYVNGQDTEALVTAYENFGATGPGGGNSYSVYTAVQCRDAGWPRHWSDWRNDTRRIHDKAPFMAWNNTWYNAPCASWPVAPLAPVQVTNHRLPATLILQATDDAATPYAGAVSMHRKLKGSSFVVEEGGGNHGITLSGNACLDKHLTAYLTDGTVPRGRGEGEADAVCAALPEPKPLPAAKAAAQSVDNSAGSRLHGLLGPRH, encoded by the coding sequence ATGACGAAACGTGCAGGAATTCTGGTCGCCGCCGGTGCGACGGTCGCCGGTCTGCTGGCCGGCGCTCCGGCCCCGGCCGCAGCGTCCTCCGGGACGGGCACACCGCCCGCCCCGGAGCTGGCGTGGACCGACTGTCCGACGGAGAACCATCCGACGCTCCAGTGCGCCAAGGTCGACGCCCCGCTGGACCACGCCGACCCCGCGGGCCGCCGGGTCACCCTCGCCCTGTCCCGCATCCCGCACACCGCGAAGACCTTCCAGGGCCCGCTGCTGGTCAACCCGGGCGGGCCGGGCGGCAGCGGTCTGTCGATGGCCGGGTTCGTGGCCTCGGCGCTGCCGAAGAAGGTGGCGTCGCAGTACGACGTGATCGGGTTCGACCCCCGCGGGGTCGGGAAGAGCACCCCGAAGCTGAACTGTCTGCCCGGCCACTCCGACCCGGTGCGCCCGGACTCGGTGCCCGCCTCCTACCGGGACGAGCGGATCAACCGCGACCGGGCCGCCGCCTTCGCGCGCGCCTGCGGCGAGAAGCACGGCGATGTGCTGCCCTACATGGACACCGTCAGCGCCGCGAAGGACCTCGATGTGATCCGCCGGGCGCTGGGCTCGGAGCAGATCAACTACTTCGGTTACTCTTACGGCACCTACCTGGGCGCGGTCTACGCGAAGCTGCACCCGGAGCGGGTGCGGCGGCTGGTCCTGGACTCGGTGGTCGGGCCGGACGACGTCTGGTACGAGGGCAACCTCAACCAGGACTACGCCTTCGACGACCGCCACAAGGCGTTCGCGGCCTGGGTGGCGAAGCACGACGCGGTGTACGGGCTCGGCACCGATCCGGCCGGGGTCGAGGCCGCCTGGTACCGGATGCGGGCGGCCGTCGCGGCAGAGCCCGCGGGCGGCAGGGTCGGGGCGAGCGAGCTGGAGGACACGTTCCTGCCCGGCGGGTACTACAACGGCTACTGGCCCTACCTCGCCGAGGCGTTCGCCGCGTACGTGAACGGCCAGGACACCGAGGCGCTGGTGACGGCGTACGAGAACTTCGGTGCCACCGGCCCGGGCGGCGGGAACAGCTACTCCGTCTACACCGCCGTCCAGTGCCGCGACGCCGGCTGGCCCCGGCACTGGAGCGACTGGCGCAACGACACGCGCCGCATCCACGACAAGGCGCCCTTCATGGCCTGGAACAACACCTGGTACAACGCGCCGTGCGCGAGCTGGCCGGTGGCTCCGCTCGCCCCGGTCCAGGTCACCAACCACCGCCTCCCGGCGACCCTGATCCTCCAGGCCACCGACGACGCGGCGACCCCGTACGCGGGCGCGGTCTCCATGCACCGCAAGCTGAAGGGCTCCAGCTTCGTGGTGGAGGAGGGCGGCGGCAACCACGGCATCACGCTCAGCGGCAACGCCTGCCTGGACAAGCACCTGACGGCCTATCTGACCGACGGGACCGTCCCGCGCGGCCGGGGCGAGGGTGAGGCGGACGCGGTCTGCGCGGCGCTCCCGGAGCCGAAGCCGCTGCCGGCCGCGAAGGCGGCGGCCCAGTCGGTGGACAACAGCGCGGGCAGCCGCCTGCACGGGCTGCTGGGGCCGCGCCACTGA
- the ccrA gene encoding crotonyl-CoA carboxylase/reductase: MKEILDAIQSQDSTAADFAALSLPESYRAITVHKDEAEMFAGLDSRDKDPRKSLHLDEVPVPELGPGEALVAVMASSVNYNSVWTSIFEPVSTFGFLERYGRLSELTKRHDLPYHVIGSDLAGVVLRTGPGVNAWNPGDEVVAHCLSVELESSDGHNDTMLDPEQRIWGFETNFGGLAEIALVKSNQLMPKPKHLSWEEAASPGLVNSTAYRQLVSRNGAGMKQGDNVLIWGASGGLGSYATQFALAGGANPVCVVSSPEKADICRAMGAEAVIDRNAEGYKFWKDERTQDPKEWKRFGKRIREFTGGEDIDIVFEHPGRETFGASVYVTRKGGTITTCASTSGYMHEYDNRYLWMSLKRIIGSHFANYREAWEANRLIAKGKIHPTLSKTYTLEETGQAAHDVHRNAHQGKVGVLALAPREGLGVRDQDMREQHIDAINRFRNV, encoded by the coding sequence GTGAAGGAAATCCTGGACGCGATCCAATCGCAGGACAGCACCGCCGCGGACTTCGCGGCCCTGTCCCTCCCCGAGTCCTACCGCGCGATCACCGTGCACAAGGACGAGGCGGAGATGTTCGCGGGCCTCGACTCCCGTGACAAGGACCCCCGCAAGTCGCTCCACCTGGACGAGGTCCCGGTCCCCGAACTCGGCCCCGGCGAGGCCCTCGTCGCCGTGATGGCCAGCTCGGTGAATTACAACTCCGTCTGGACCTCCATCTTCGAGCCGGTGTCCACCTTCGGCTTCCTGGAGCGGTACGGGCGGCTCAGCGAGCTCACCAAGCGCCACGACCTGCCCTACCACGTCATCGGCTCCGACCTGGCGGGCGTCGTCCTGCGCACCGGCCCCGGCGTGAACGCCTGGAACCCGGGCGACGAGGTCGTCGCGCACTGCCTCTCCGTGGAGCTGGAGTCCTCCGACGGCCACAACGACACGATGCTCGACCCCGAGCAGCGCATCTGGGGCTTCGAGACCAACTTCGGCGGCCTGGCGGAGATCGCGCTCGTCAAGTCCAACCAGCTGATGCCGAAGCCCAAGCACCTCAGCTGGGAGGAGGCCGCCTCTCCCGGCCTGGTCAACTCCACCGCGTACCGCCAGCTCGTCTCGCGCAACGGCGCCGGCATGAAGCAGGGGGACAACGTGCTGATCTGGGGCGCCAGCGGCGGACTCGGCTCGTACGCCACCCAGTTCGCGCTGGCCGGCGGCGCCAACCCGGTCTGTGTCGTCTCCTCCCCGGAGAAGGCCGACATCTGCCGGGCGATGGGCGCGGAGGCGGTCATCGACCGCAACGCGGAAGGCTACAAGTTCTGGAAGGACGAGCGCACCCAGGACCCGAAGGAGTGGAAGCGCTTCGGCAAGCGCATCCGCGAGTTCACCGGCGGCGAGGACATCGACATCGTCTTCGAGCACCCGGGCCGCGAGACCTTCGGCGCCTCGGTCTACGTCACCCGCAAGGGCGGCACCATCACCACCTGCGCCTCCACCTCGGGTTACATGCACGAGTACGACAACCGCTACCTGTGGATGTCGCTCAAGCGGATCATCGGCTCCCACTTCGCCAACTACCGCGAGGCCTGGGAGGCCAACCGCCTCATCGCCAAGGGCAAGATCCACCCGACGCTCTCCAAGACGTACACCCTGGAGGAGACCGGCCAGGCCGCCCACGACGTCCACCGCAACGCCCACCAGGGCAAAGTCGGCGTCCTGGCACTGGCCCCCCGCGAGGGTCTGGGCGTGCGCGACCAGGACATGCGCGAGCAGCACATCGACGCCATCAACCGCTTCCGCAACGTCTGA
- a CDS encoding GNAT family N-acetyltransferase — translation MRSSDNAIETRDLFDRQMREHARPDGPGVRVERVGPVVRQVGGPDDWNGVVWSDPELDAAGADAAIADQIAHCTALGLPDFEWKLYAHDSPADLGDRLRAGGFVPEEPETLLVAPAELMAGPVELPEGVTLRPVTDAAGAELMARAHERAFGTDGTRLLHQVVRRLEEAPEDFVAVMAVDTGGEPVCSGRMELYPGTGFAGLWGGGTVAAWRGKGVYRALVAYRARIAAERGYRHLQVDATDMSAPILGRIGFTELGTTTPYVYRPVR, via the coding sequence ATGCGATCAAGTGACAACGCCATCGAGACTCGTGACCTGTTCGACCGCCAGATGCGGGAGCACGCCCGTCCGGACGGGCCCGGCGTACGCGTGGAGCGCGTCGGGCCCGTCGTACGCCAGGTGGGCGGCCCCGACGACTGGAACGGCGTGGTGTGGTCCGACCCGGAGCTGGACGCGGCGGGGGCGGACGCGGCGATCGCCGACCAGATCGCGCACTGCACGGCGCTCGGCCTGCCGGATTTCGAGTGGAAGCTGTACGCCCATGACTCCCCCGCCGACCTGGGCGACCGGCTGCGGGCCGGCGGATTCGTGCCGGAGGAGCCGGAGACGCTGCTCGTGGCGCCCGCGGAGCTGATGGCCGGGCCGGTCGAACTGCCCGAGGGGGTGACCCTGCGGCCGGTGACCGACGCGGCGGGGGCGGAGCTGATGGCCAGGGCCCACGAGCGGGCGTTCGGGACGGACGGGACCCGGCTGCTCCACCAGGTGGTGCGGCGGCTGGAGGAGGCTCCTGAGGACTTCGTGGCGGTGATGGCGGTGGACACCGGCGGGGAGCCGGTCTGCTCCGGGCGGATGGAGCTGTACCCGGGTACGGGCTTCGCCGGGCTCTGGGGCGGCGGGACGGTGGCTGCCTGGCGCGGGAAGGGCGTCTACCGGGCGCTGGTGGCCTACCGGGCCCGGATCGCCGCCGAGCGCGGCTACCGCCACCTCCAGGTCGACGCGACCGACATGTCCGCGCCGATCCTGGGCCGGATCGGCTTCACGGAGCTGGGGACGACGACGCCGTATGTGTACCGACCGGTGCGGTAA
- a CDS encoding 3-hydroxyacyl-CoA dehydrogenase family protein: MDTPLSTIAVVGLGTMGTGIAEVLALAGREVIGIDIDEAAARQAVASLEASTARAVGRGRITERERAGALARFRTSDALAAAAEAELVIEVVPETYEIKQQVFRELDAVVSPTAILATGTNALSVTRLAAESQRPERVLGLHFFNPAPAMKLVEVVSSVLTAPPAVEAVTRLARELGKEPVAVGDRPGFVADGLLFGYLNQAAAMYEANYASREDIDAAMKLGCGLPMGPLALLDLIGIDTARTVLEAMYSASHDRLHAPAPVLGQLSEAGLTGRKAGRGFYTYDAPGGQSVVPDALTPSAEAAAGDGHSVASVGVAGSGTMASGIAEVFAKAGYTVVLAARGQEKADLAKARIATSLERSVGKGRLTAEARDETLGRITAAGSLDAFAEVDLAVEAVAEDLEIKQQLFATLDKVCRPGAVLATTTSSLPVIAVARATARPEDVIGMHFFNPAPAMKLVEVVRTVLTADDVHATVRAVCAKIRKHPVDCGDRAGFIVNALLFPYLNNAIKMVEEHYASLDDIDAAMKLGGGYPMGPFELLDVVGLDVSLAIEKVLHKEFRDPGLAPAPLLEHLVAAGCLGRKTGRGFREYARR; this comes from the coding sequence ATGGACACCCCGCTCTCCACCATTGCCGTCGTCGGCCTCGGCACCATGGGCACCGGCATCGCCGAGGTCCTGGCTCTCGCGGGCCGCGAGGTCATCGGTATCGACATCGACGAGGCGGCCGCCCGGCAGGCCGTCGCCTCCCTCGAAGCCTCCACCGCCCGGGCCGTCGGGCGCGGGCGGATCACCGAGCGGGAGCGGGCCGGCGCACTGGCCCGGTTCCGTACCTCCGACGCCCTCGCGGCCGCCGCCGAGGCCGAGCTGGTCATCGAGGTCGTGCCGGAGACGTACGAGATCAAGCAGCAGGTGTTCCGGGAGCTGGACGCCGTCGTCTCCCCCACCGCGATCCTCGCCACCGGCACGAACGCCCTGTCGGTGACCCGGCTCGCCGCCGAGTCGCAGCGGCCCGAGCGCGTGCTCGGCCTGCACTTCTTCAACCCGGCGCCCGCGATGAAGCTGGTCGAGGTGGTCTCCTCGGTGCTCACCGCGCCGCCCGCCGTCGAGGCCGTCACCAGGCTGGCCCGGGAGCTGGGCAAGGAGCCCGTCGCGGTCGGCGACCGGCCCGGGTTCGTCGCGGACGGGCTGCTCTTCGGCTATCTGAACCAGGCCGCCGCGATGTACGAGGCGAACTACGCGTCCCGCGAGGACATCGACGCGGCGATGAAGCTGGGCTGCGGGCTGCCGATGGGCCCGCTCGCCCTGCTGGACCTGATCGGCATCGACACCGCCCGGACCGTCCTGGAGGCCATGTACTCCGCCTCCCACGACCGCCTCCACGCCCCCGCCCCCGTCCTCGGCCAGCTCAGCGAGGCGGGGCTGACCGGGCGCAAGGCGGGACGCGGCTTCTACACGTACGACGCCCCGGGCGGCCAGAGTGTCGTGCCGGACGCCCTGACCCCTTCCGCCGAGGCGGCGGCCGGTGACGGGCACTCCGTCGCCTCCGTCGGCGTCGCCGGCTCCGGAACCATGGCCTCCGGGATCGCCGAGGTCTTCGCCAAGGCCGGGTACACCGTGGTCCTGGCGGCGCGCGGCCAGGAGAAGGCGGATCTCGCCAAGGCCCGGATCGCCACGTCACTGGAGCGTTCGGTCGGCAAGGGGCGGCTCACCGCCGAGGCGCGGGACGAGACGCTCGGCCGGATCACGGCCGCCGGGTCGCTGGACGCGTTCGCGGAGGTCGACCTCGCCGTCGAGGCGGTCGCCGAGGACCTGGAGATCAAGCAGCAGCTCTTCGCCACCCTGGACAAGGTCTGCCGCCCGGGCGCGGTCCTCGCCACCACCACCTCCTCCCTTCCCGTCATCGCCGTCGCCCGGGCCACCGCCCGGCCCGAGGACGTCATCGGGATGCACTTCTTCAACCCGGCGCCCGCGATGAAGCTGGTCGAGGTCGTCCGTACGGTCCTGACCGCCGACGATGTCCACGCCACGGTCCGCGCGGTCTGCGCGAAGATCCGCAAGCACCCGGTGGACTGCGGGGACCGGGCCGGGTTCATCGTGAACGCGCTGCTGTTCCCGTACCTCAACAACGCGATCAAGATGGTCGAGGAGCACTACGCCTCGCTGGACGACATCGACGCGGCCATGAAGCTGGGCGGCGGCTACCCGATGGGCCCGTTCGAACTGCTGGACGTCGTGGGGCTGGACGTCTCCCTCGCGATCGAGAAGGTGCTCCACAAGGAGTTCCGTGACCCGGGGCTCGCCCCGGCGCCGCTGCTGGAGCACCTGGTGGCCGCGGGCTGCCTCGGCCGCAAGACGGGCCGTGGCTTCCGCGAATATGCCCGTCGCTGA
- a CDS encoding adenylosuccinate lyase → MDEELRSLLDRLRDEAAGSAAYDLLVATDDNEVLARVLVEPGRPLWAREIAAFRLGCAGDRRAFEALVLLLNHRDPERCVSACHALAELNDPRTSRAAAALATNALRTAYAVHPVRLLTILRTPEAVPALVATLHRLLAPGEPHWRVALACVEGLGQLGDRRARSVLTAALPHPRLGTAAEKALGRLR, encoded by the coding sequence ATGGATGAGGAACTCCGTTCGCTCCTGGACCGGTTACGGGACGAGGCGGCCGGCTCCGCCGCGTACGACCTGCTCGTGGCGACCGACGACAACGAGGTGCTGGCCCGGGTCCTGGTGGAGCCCGGGCGCCCGCTGTGGGCCCGTGAGATCGCCGCGTTCCGGCTCGGCTGCGCGGGCGACCGGCGGGCCTTCGAGGCGCTGGTGCTCCTGCTCAACCACCGCGACCCCGAGCGCTGTGTCTCCGCCTGCCACGCCCTGGCCGAGCTGAACGACCCCCGCACGTCCAGGGCCGCCGCCGCGCTCGCCACCAACGCGCTGCGCACCGCGTACGCCGTGCACCCGGTGCGCCTGCTCACCATCCTGCGGACCCCGGAAGCGGTGCCCGCCCTGGTCGCCACCCTCCACCGCCTGCTGGCCCCGGGGGAGCCGCACTGGAGGGTGGCGCTCGCCTGTGTGGAGGGCCTCGGTCAGCTCGGCGACCGGCGGGCCCGCTCCGTCCTCACCGCGGCCCTTCCGCACCCGCGCCTGGGGACGGCGGCCGAGAAGGCGCTGGGGAGGCTGCGGTAA
- a CDS encoding restriction endonuclease, with translation MAIPVRRGSMGKRRGPFDIRRTTFGFALVALILASGGMALRAAWQSAGRHPVVTGLVIALLIPVALQVLRRRRARRIARTVTETAYGIVDAGIAELDAAEAARAQALPEPAHPVDYAQLDPYAFEEAVAELCRRDGCADAEVVGGAGDLGADVLATTPDGRRLVVQCKRYGPGNRAGSQDLQRFGGTCYAVHEADIALVVSTGGFTEPALDYAEQCAILCYGPEELAAWSEGGAPPPWAVPAEEPAPGLSAP, from the coding sequence ATGGCGATACCGGTCCGCAGAGGGAGCATGGGCAAGCGCCGGGGTCCCTTCGACATCCGCCGCACCACCTTCGGCTTCGCCCTGGTCGCGCTCATCCTCGCGAGCGGCGGCATGGCGCTGCGGGCCGCCTGGCAGAGCGCCGGCCGCCATCCGGTCGTCACCGGGCTGGTGATCGCCCTGCTCATCCCGGTTGCCCTCCAGGTGCTGCGCCGCCGCAGGGCCCGGCGGATCGCCCGGACCGTCACGGAGACCGCGTACGGAATCGTCGACGCCGGAATCGCGGAGCTGGACGCCGCCGAGGCCGCCCGCGCGCAGGCTCTCCCCGAACCCGCCCACCCGGTCGACTACGCGCAGCTGGACCCGTACGCCTTCGAGGAGGCCGTGGCCGAACTCTGCCGGCGCGACGGCTGCGCGGACGCCGAGGTGGTGGGCGGCGCCGGAGACCTGGGCGCCGATGTGCTGGCCACCACCCCGGACGGCCGCCGCCTGGTCGTCCAGTGCAAGCGGTACGGGCCCGGTAACCGGGCCGGGTCCCAGGACCTCCAGCGCTTCGGCGGCACCTGCTACGCGGTCCACGAGGCGGACATCGCGCTCGTCGTGAGCACCGGCGGCTTCACCGAACCCGCGCTCGACTACGCCGAGCAGTGCGCCATCCTCTGCTACGGCCCCGAGGAGCTGGCCGCCTGGAGCGAGGGCGGCGCACCGCCGCCGTGGGCCGTCCCCGCCGAGGAGCCGGCCCCCGGGCTCAGCGCTCCTTGA
- a CDS encoding Rv2578c family radical SAM protein has protein sequence MRWDNLVENRSMTGNSALFAADAVTTRTFDTPEFRGITFHEIRARSILNRVPGASRMPFEWTVNPYRGCSHACVYCFARKTHSYLDLDTGIGFDSQIVVKTNAAELLQRELASRHWQGEHIAMGTNVDCYQRAEGRYRLMPGIITALRDRANPFSILTKGTLILRDLELLRQAAEVTEVGVSVSVGFTDRELWRTVEPGTPSPGRRLDVVHALTESGIGCSVLMAPVIPFLGDSPEQLRATVSAIAAAGATSVTPLVLHLRSGAREWYLRWLGLHHPHLVPRYERMYADGAYAPTWYQRRITRQVHELADEFGIGPAHRGEARRITPVRTPEEPEPGPTQLTLL, from the coding sequence ATGCGCTGGGACAATCTGGTCGAAAACCGCTCCATGACCGGCAACAGCGCGCTCTTCGCCGCGGACGCGGTGACCACGCGCACCTTCGACACCCCGGAATTCCGGGGCATCACGTTCCATGAGATCCGGGCCCGTTCGATCCTGAACCGGGTGCCCGGGGCCTCACGGATGCCGTTCGAATGGACGGTGAACCCCTACCGGGGCTGCTCGCACGCCTGTGTGTACTGCTTCGCCCGTAAGACGCACAGCTATCTGGACCTGGACACCGGCATCGGGTTCGACTCCCAGATCGTCGTCAAGACCAACGCCGCCGAGCTGCTCCAGCGGGAGCTGGCCTCCCGGCACTGGCAGGGCGAGCACATCGCGATGGGCACCAACGTCGACTGCTACCAGCGGGCGGAGGGACGGTACCGGCTCATGCCGGGCATCATCACCGCCCTGCGCGACCGGGCTAACCCCTTCTCGATCCTCACGAAGGGCACGCTGATCCTGCGGGACCTGGAGCTGCTGCGGCAGGCCGCCGAGGTCACCGAGGTCGGCGTCTCGGTCTCCGTCGGCTTCACCGACCGCGAGCTGTGGCGGACGGTCGAACCCGGCACCCCCTCTCCCGGCCGCCGCCTCGACGTCGTCCACGCGCTCACCGAGAGCGGGATCGGCTGCTCGGTCCTGATGGCGCCGGTGATCCCCTTCCTCGGCGACAGTCCGGAGCAGCTGCGCGCCACCGTCTCCGCCATCGCGGCGGCCGGGGCGACCTCGGTGACCCCGCTGGTGCTGCATCTGCGCTCCGGCGCGCGCGAGTGGTACCTGCGGTGGCTCGGGCTCCACCATCCGCATCTGGTGCCGAGGTACGAGCGGATGTACGCGGACGGCGCGTACGCCCCCACCTGGTACCAGCGCCGGATCACCCGTCAGGTGCACGAGCTGGCGGACGAGTTCGGGATCGGCCCGGCGCACCGGGGCGAGGCCCGCCGGATCACCCCGGTCCGGACACCGGAGGAGCCGGAGCCGGGACCCACCCAGCTCACCCTGCTCTGA
- a CDS encoding TetR family transcriptional regulator, protein MSQPAKSPRATAAPDAPETAAGTRAAAQRLKMRRELAAAAMELFATKGYEATTVDEIAGAAGVARRTFFRHFRSKEEAIFPDHDDTLVRAEAVLNAAPAHEHPLDTVCRGIKEVMKMYAAKPAVSVARYKLTREVPTLREAEIASVARYERLFTRYLLGHFDERDHHVGNDDPLLAEVAASAVVTAHNHVLRRWLRAGGQGDVEAQLDRAFAIVRDTFGTGIGAGRTAQAEPARAPAATVAAEGEVLVAVARTDAPLDEVMRTIQQALKER, encoded by the coding sequence ATGTCCCAGCCCGCCAAGTCACCCCGTGCCACCGCCGCGCCCGACGCCCCGGAGACCGCCGCGGGAACGCGCGCCGCGGCCCAACGGCTCAAGATGCGCCGCGAGCTGGCCGCAGCCGCGATGGAGCTCTTCGCCACGAAGGGGTACGAGGCGACGACCGTCGACGAGATCGCGGGCGCCGCGGGCGTGGCCCGGCGGACCTTCTTCCGCCACTTCCGCTCCAAGGAAGAGGCCATCTTCCCGGACCACGACGACACCCTCGTCAGGGCCGAGGCCGTCCTGAACGCCGCCCCCGCGCACGAGCACCCCCTCGACACGGTCTGCCGCGGCATCAAGGAAGTCATGAAGATGTACGCGGCCAAGCCCGCCGTCTCCGTGGCCCGCTACAAACTGACCCGCGAGGTACCGACCCTCCGGGAGGCCGAGATCGCGTCGGTGGCCCGCTACGAGCGGCTGTTCACCCGCTATCTGCTGGGCCACTTCGACGAGCGCGACCACCACGTGGGCAACGACGACCCCCTGCTGGCGGAGGTGGCCGCGTCCGCCGTGGTCACCGCGCACAACCACGTGCTGCGCCGCTGGCTGCGGGCGGGTGGCCAGGGCGATGTGGAGGCCCAGCTGGACCGGGCGTTCGCCATCGTGCGGGACACCTTCGGCACCGGCATCGGGGCCGGCCGGACCGCCCAGGCCGAGCCCGCCAGGGCCCCGGCGGCGACGGTGGCGGCCGAGGGCGAGGTGCTCGTCGCCGTGGCGCGTACGGACGCCCCGCTGGACGAGGTCATGCGGACGATCCAGCAGGCGCTCAAGGAGCGCTGA
- a CDS encoding protein meaA, which yields MTERQKDRPWLMRTYAGHSTAEASNELYRRNLAKGQTGLSVAFDLPTQTGYDPDHILARGEVGRVGVPVSHLGDMRRLFQDIPLEQMNTSMTINATAMWLLALYQVVAEEQGADPTRLQGTTQNDIVKEYLSRGTHVFPPVPSLRLTTDMITYTVNRIPRWNPINICSYHLQEAGATPVQEIAYAMSTAIAVLDAVRDSGQVEQGKFGDVVARISFFVNAGVRFIEEMCKMRAFGRIWDRVTRERYGITDPKQRRFRYGVQVNSLGLTEAQPENNVQRIVLEMLAVTLSKDARARAVQLPAWNEALGLPRPWDQQWSLRIQQVLAHESDLLEYEDIFAGSHVIEAKVDSLVEESLAEMDRIQQMGGAMAAVESGYLKSELVSSHAARRARIEGGEEKIVGVNIYETTEPNPLTSDLDGAIMTVDPENEARVVAALHEWRDNRDEARATEALAALKKAAAGTENMMEATVECARAGVTTGEWSWALRDVFGEFRAPTGVSSAPVAVTAEPGSTLSLVREKVTRTAADLGVGRLRLLVGKPGLDGHSNGAEQIAVRARDAGFEVVYQGIRLTPEQITDAALAEDVHCVGLSILSGSHAELVPDVLHRLREAGAPDIPVIAGGIIPPGDAAALIGAGVAAVFTPKDFGITEIIGRIVDEIRKANKLDPLEVSA from the coding sequence ATGACCGAACGTCAGAAGGACCGGCCCTGGCTCATGCGGACGTACGCCGGTCACTCGACCGCCGAGGCGTCCAACGAGCTGTACCGCCGCAACCTCGCCAAGGGCCAGACCGGTCTCTCGGTCGCCTTCGATCTGCCGACGCAGACCGGATACGACCCGGACCACATTCTCGCCCGCGGCGAGGTGGGCCGCGTCGGTGTTCCCGTCTCGCACCTCGGAGACATGCGCCGGCTGTTCCAGGACATCCCCCTGGAGCAGATGAACACCTCGATGACGATCAACGCGACCGCCATGTGGCTGCTGGCGCTCTACCAGGTGGTCGCGGAGGAGCAGGGGGCCGACCCCACCAGGCTCCAGGGGACCACGCAGAACGACATCGTGAAGGAGTACCTCTCGCGCGGGACGCACGTCTTCCCGCCGGTGCCCTCGCTGCGGCTGACCACCGACATGATCACGTACACGGTCAACCGCATCCCCAGGTGGAACCCGATCAACATCTGCAGCTACCACCTCCAGGAGGCGGGGGCCACCCCGGTCCAGGAGATCGCGTACGCCATGTCGACCGCCATCGCGGTCCTCGACGCGGTCCGCGACTCGGGACAGGTGGAGCAGGGGAAGTTCGGCGATGTGGTCGCCCGGATCTCGTTCTTCGTGAACGCCGGCGTCCGCTTCATCGAGGAGATGTGCAAGATGCGCGCCTTCGGCCGCATCTGGGACCGCGTCACCCGGGAGCGGTACGGCATCACCGACCCCAAGCAGCGGCGCTTCCGCTACGGCGTCCAGGTCAACTCCCTCGGCCTGACCGAGGCGCAGCCGGAGAACAACGTCCAGCGCATCGTCCTGGAGATGCTGGCCGTCACCCTCTCCAAGGACGCCCGCGCCCGTGCCGTACAGCTCCCGGCCTGGAACGAGGCGCTGGGCCTGCCCCGCCCCTGGGACCAGCAGTGGTCCCTGCGGATCCAGCAGGTGCTGGCGCACGAGAGCGATCTGCTGGAGTACGAGGACATCTTCGCCGGTTCGCATGTCATCGAGGCCAAGGTCGACTCGCTGGTCGAGGAGTCGCTGGCGGAGATGGACCGGATCCAGCAGATGGGCGGCGCGATGGCGGCCGTCGAGTCCGGATACCTCAAGTCGGAGCTGGTCTCCTCGCACGCGGCGCGGCGGGCGAGGATCGAGGGTGGCGAGGAGAAGATCGTCGGCGTCAACATCTACGAGACGACCGAGCCCAACCCGCTCACCTCCGACCTCGACGGCGCGATCATGACCGTCGACCCCGAGAACGAGGCCCGGGTCGTCGCCGCCCTCCACGAGTGGCGGGACAACCGCGACGAGGCCCGGGCGACCGAGGCGCTGGCCGCGCTGAAGAAGGCCGCCGCGGGCACCGAGAACATGATGGAAGCCACCGTCGAGTGCGCCCGCGCGGGCGTCACCACCGGCGAGTGGTCCTGGGCGCTGCGGGACGTCTTCGGCGAGTTCCGCGCGCCCACCGGGGTCTCCTCGGCCCCGGTCGCGGTCACCGCCGAGCCGGGCAGCACGCTCTCACTGGTCCGCGAGAAGGTCACCCGCACCGCCGCCGACCTGGGCGTGGGACGGCTGCGCCTGCTGGTCGGCAAGCCGGGCCTGGACGGGCACTCCAACGGGGCCGAGCAGATCGCCGTACGGGCGCGGGACGCCGGGTTCGAGGTGGTCTACCAGGGGATCCGGCTGACCCCGGAGCAGATCACCGACGCGGCGCTCGCCGAGGACGTGCACTGCGTGGGGCTCTCCATCCTCTCCGGCTCGCACGCGGAGCTGGTCCCCGATGTGCTGCACCGGCTACGCGAGGCCGGGGCGCCGGACATCCCGGTGATCGCGGGCGGCATCATCCCGCCGGGCGACGCCGCCGCGCTCATCGGAGCCGGTGTGGCCGCCGTCTTCACCCCGAAGGACTTCGGCATCACGGAGATCATCGGCCGTATCGTCGACGAGATCCGGAAAGCGAACAAGCTCGACCCTCTGGAGGTCTCCGCATGA